The following is a genomic window from Amycolatopsis australiensis.
CACGATCGTCTCGTTCGGGCTGCGCGCCACGCGGCGCTACCAGCAGGCCCGCAAGCGCGCCGCCGAGCTGGAGACGGCGATGAGCTCGCGGGCGGTGATCGAGCAGGCCAAGGGCATCCTGATGGCCGTGCACCGGATCACCGCCGGCGACGCCATGAAACGCCTGATCACCGAGTCGCAGCACTCCAACGTGAAGGTCCGGGACGTCGCGACCCGGTTCGTCCGGGAGCTGTCCGCGGCGGACTGACGCTCAGGCGTTGTGGCGCACCCGGAACGGCCAGGTCAGCGTGATCACCGTGCCGTCGTCGGTGGAGCGCAGGTCGAGCCCGTCGACCAGGGCCTGGATCAGGCGCAGGCCACGGCCGCCGTCGGCGCGTTCGGCGAGCGTCGCCCAGCGCCCCTGGTCGGCCACGGTGACGATCAGCACGTCGTCGTCGATGCGCGCCCGGACGTCGATCAGCCCGGGACGGCCGTGGTAGGCGTGGTCCAGCACGTTGGCCATGGCTTCCCAGCAGGCCAGGACGACGTCGTCGGCCTGTCGCCCGACCTCGTCACCCGCGCGCCTGCGCAGCCACGACACGAGGTGCCGCCGCAGGCTCGGCAGCGTCCGTGGCGAAATCGTGCCGCGGTAGCGCCAGCCGTCCGAACCGTGCTCTTCCACGTTCACCTCCCCGGGGGACTGCAGGTTTGCTACCCACCGGTCCGGTTTCTCAATCGCCGGTGACGCCGTTCGGCCCCTGGTGCCGCGCGGGCCACCGTGATCGGATGTGCGGATGACTCGGTCGACGTCGTCCGTGGTGCTGTGCGCGGTGCTGGCCGCCGCCCTCCTGCCCGTCCCCGCGGCCGCGGCCGCCACCACCCCGGGACCGGGCGTGGTCTCGCACTTCGGCCTGGCCCGCAAGGACTGCCTCGGCACCGCGCGGAACACCACCAGCAAGGCGTGGTTCACCGTCGCGGGCGGAGTGCTGTCCGACGTGTACGCGCCGGCGATCGACAACACGAACGTCGAGACGTTCCAGTTCGCCGTCACCGACGGGCGCACCTTCACCGACCTGCAGGCGCGCGACATGACCTACACGGTCCGCACCAGCGCGGGCGGGATGGCCTGCGAGGTGACCTCGACGCCGCGCAGCGGCCGGTACCGCCTGGTCACCGAGTACCTGACCGACCCGGCCCGCACCGGCGTGCTCATCCGGACGCGACTGGACCCGCTGCGCGGGTCCGGTCGTGACCTCAAGGTCTACGTGCGGTTCGACGCGAGCATCAACGGCAACGGCGGTGGCGGCCCGGCGAACGGCGGCGGCGACACCGCGACCGTCGACCCGGCGACGAGCGCGCTGGTCAGCGCCGACGCGAACACCGTGTCGAGCGCGCCCGCCCGTGACTACGGCACGCCGCTGGCCGCCGCGTTGCGCGCCGATCGCCGGTTCCTGGGCACCTCCAGCGGGTTCGCGGGCACGGACGGCGACGGGCTGGCCCAGCTCGACCGCGACCACCGGCTCACCGATCACACGGCTTCGGCGGTGAACGGCAACGTCGTGCAGACCGCGCAGCTGGACGTCGAACCGCGCCGCCCGGCGGTGCTGGCGCTCGGGTTCGGCCCGGACGCCCGCACGGCCGTCGAGACGGCGGGCGCGAGCCTGCGCACGCCGTTCGACGAGAGCTACCGCGAGTACGCGCGCGGCTGGCGCGACTACGACAACGGGCTGATTCCGGTGCGCGGCAAGGACGCCGACGCGTACTACCAGTCGGTCAACGTGCTGAAGGCCAGTGAGGACAAGACGTTCCCGGGCGCGGTCGTGGCGTCGCTCGGCAGCCCGTGGGGTCAGGCGGTCTCCGCCGGCGACGCGCCCGGTGGCAAGCCCGTCTACTTCGGGTCCTACCGCGAGATCTTCGCCCGCGACCTCTACGAAAGCTTCTCGGGCCTGCTCGCCGCCGGCGACCGCGAGACGGCGCGGGCGAGCGTGCGCTGGCTGTTCGGCCGCCAGCAGCAGCCGGACGGCCGGTTCCCGCGCAACTCGCTGCTCAACGGCAAGAAGGCACCCGACTCCGGCGGTGACCAGCTGGACGAGAGCGCGTACCCGATCCTGATGGCTCTGCAGGCCGGGCTGGACCACGACCGCACGCTCTACACCGACCACATCCGGGCGGCGGCCGACTTCGTCGTCGCGCACGGCCCGGCGTTCGGCTCGGAACGCTGGGAGGAACAGGGCGGCTACTCCCCCTCGACGATCGCCGCCGAGATCGCCGGGCTGGTGGCGGCGGGCGTGATCGCCGACCGCAACGGCGACCCGGCGCGCGCCCGCGTCTACCGCGCCACGGCCGACCACTTCCAGCGCGGCGTCAAGGGGTGGACGGTGACGTCCACCGGCCCGTACGGCGGCCGGTACTTCCTGCGGCTGACCAAGAACGGCAACCCGGACTCGGAGTGGATCTACAACCTCGGCAACGGCTCGGTCGACGCCGACCAGCGCGCGGTCGTCGACGCCGGGTTCCTCGAGCTGACCCGCCTCGGCGTGCTGCCGGCGGACGATCCCGACGTCACCGCGTCGCTCGGCGTCGTCGACCGCGTGATCAAGCGCGACACGCCCGCCGGGCCGGGCTGGTACCGGTACGGGACATCCGCGCCGGGCAGCGAAGACGGCTACGGCGACTGCTACGAGCCGGACCCGACGAACTGCGCCCCGACCGGCGCGCCGTGGCCGTCGACGAACACCGGTTCCGGGCACCTGTGGCCGGTGCTCGCGGGCGAGCGCGGCGAGCAGGCCGTGCAGGCCGGCGACCGGGACGGCGCGGCGGCGTTGCTGCGCGCCATGCGCGCGCAGACCGGCGGCACCGGGCTGATTCCCGAGCAGGCGTGGGAAGACCCGGCGCTGCCGGCGTCGCCGTACGGTTCGGACCCGCGCACGGCGTCGATCGGCTTCGCCCCGGGACAGCCCGCGGGTTCGGTCGCGCCGCTGAGCTGGGCGCAGTCGCAGTCGGTGCGGCTGGCCCGGGCCCTGGACGACGGACGGCTGCCCGAGCAGCCCGCCGACGTCCGCGCCCGGTACGTCACCCACGCCCCGCCGGCGGCGCTGGCCGTGACGCTCGACGCGCCCGCGTCGGTGTCCACGGCGACCGCGGCGGTCACCGGCACCGCACCGGCCGGCAGCCAGGTCGACCTCGCCGTTTCGGCGACCGACGCCGGGACGACTTCGGTGCTGTCGGTCCGGGCCTCGGCGGCGGGCACGTTCAGCGCGACGGTGCCGACACCGCTGGGCGCGAACGTCGTCACGGCGACGGCGACCGGCGCGGGGACCGGGTACGCGCAGAAGACCGTCAGCTCGGACTTCGTCACCGGGACGGTGCTGCTCGACACGACCGACCCGGACGGCGACGACAACGGCCCGGGCACCTTCACCTACCCGACCGCCGGGGACTTCCACGCCGGCGCGTTCGACCTGCAGCGGTTCCAGGTCGTCGACTCGGGGACGCAGCTGGTGTTCCGCGCGCGGATCCGCGACCTGACGCCGACGTTCGGCTCGCCGCTGGGCGCGCAGCTGCTGACGATCTACGCCCATGACCCGGCCGCGACGGCGACGTCGACCGCGGCACCGTTCCCGAGCCGGGCGTACACGATCGCCGCGCAGGACGCGTGGAGCCGCCGGATCGAGGTCCAGGGCTTCGCCGACCCGGCGCTCGTCGACGCTTCGGGCGCTTCGCTGGCGACGCCGTCTGTCCAGGCTTCGCAGGCGACGCGGTACATCACGGTGAGCGTCGCGAAGTCGGCGTTCGGGACACCGGGAGCCGGCTGGACGTTCGCGGTGGTGCTGACCGGGCAGGACGGCAACTCCCCCGACCAGGCGCGGCCGTTCACCCCGACGGCCGGGCCGTACACGTTCGGCCTGTGCGCGCCCGGCGGCGCGGCGCCGGTCTGCGCCGCGGACCCGGCGACGGCACCGAAGGCGTTCGACGTGCTGACGCCGTCCGGCGTAGCCCAGGCGGTGGAGCTGGACCCGACCCGCGGGCCGGTCGCGGTGCGCGGCGTGCCGGTGGGCTGATCTGGCAGGCTGGGCCGGGTGATCGACGACTTCGCGAAGCAGTACCTGCACGGCGATCTGCGTGAGGCGCGCGAGGAGGTGCTGGGGAAGCTCGACGGCTTGAGCGAGTACGACGTCCGCCGTCCGCTGACCGTGACCGGGACGAACCTGCTCGGCCTGGTCAAGCACCTGGCCCTGGCGGAGTCCCGGTACTTCGGCGAGGTCTTCGGCCGTCCGTTCCCCGATCCGCTGCCGCGCTGGGACGACCTCCCGGCGCGCGGCACCGACATGTGGGCGACCGAGCACGAGACGCGGGCGGACATCACCGGCCGGTACCGCCGCGCGGCGGACCACGCCGACGCGACGATCGCCGCGCTCCCCGTCGACGCGCCCGGCCACGTGCCGTGGTGGCCACGGCCGGACGTCCTGCTGTTCAACGTCCTGGTGCACGTGCTCACCGAGACGAGCCGGCACGCCGGGCACGCCGACATCCTGCGCGAGCAGCTCGACGGGGTGACCAGTTCCGCGTCCCGCGACGAAGCCGTCCGGGCGGCGCGGTACGCCGAGGTCGAGCGGGCGGCGCGGGCCGCTGTGTCCATTTCGGGCTAGCGCGGTCGGTCCGCCGAGAGGATCACGGCCCGGGCCGCGAGGTGCAGGGCCAGCCGCTCGTCCGGACGCGAGAGGTCGACGCCCAGCAGCTGGGAAATCCGCGCGACCCGGGCCGCGACGGTGTTGCGGTGCACGCCGAGGACCGTCGCGGTCTCGGCGAGCGACGACTCCGCGTCGAGGTAGGCCGCGAGGGTCCGGATCAGGTCACCCGGGGCGTCGAGCAGCGGGGCGATGAGGGCCCGGGCCGCCGGCTCGAACGTGTCCGTACGGGTCCATTCGAGCAGCAGCTGGGCCATGCCGAGCTGGTCGACGTGCAGGAAGTGGCCGGTCTCCGGGCGGGTGGCGGCCAGCCGGGCCGCGTCGACGGCCTCCGCGACGGTCGCGGCGAGCCCTTCCGGACGCGCGTGCGGGCGCCCGACGCCCATGTGCGCGCCCAGGCGCAGCGTCCGGTGCACGGCCTGCAGCCGGGTGGCCAGTGACCGCACGCGCGCGGCCGTGGGCTCGTGGTCGAAGGTCACCCAGCCGGTCCAGCCGTCGCCGTGCTCGACCACGACGGCGTCGACGTCCCCGGCTCGCAGCGCGCGGACGACCTCCTGGGTGCGCGCGACCGTGTCGACGGCCGCCGGGACGCCGATGTGCAGCCCGACGTGCCAGCCACCGAGCCGCCAGCCGGCGTCGGCGACGCGGCGGCGCAGGTCGGCGCCCGGCTCGGTGTCCAGGCGCAGGAGGTCGCCGAGCAACGCCGTGCGGGAGCGGGCGTCGCGTTCCAGTTCGAGGCGGTTGGCGAGCAGCCACCGCTGCAGGACGCCGGCGGCCACGGCGAGCGCGGGCGGCACGACGTCGGCACGGGCGGCATCGACGTCCCGCAGCTCGACGGCCAGCCACATCGCCGGCCGCTGCAGCAGCACGGGGTGGGCGAGCAGGACGCCGTCGCCGGAGTCGGTCCGCTGCGGCACGGCTTCGTCGAGCCGGACGCGCCCGGCGACTTCGC
Proteins encoded in this region:
- a CDS encoding ATP-binding protein, yielding MEEHGSDGWRYRGTISPRTLPSLRRHLVSWLRRRAGDEVGRQADDVVLACWEAMANVLDHAYHGRPGLIDVRARIDDDVLIVTVADQGRWATLAERADGGRGLRLIQALVDGLDLRSTDDGTVITLTWPFRVRHNA
- a CDS encoding helix-turn-helix domain-containing protein; its protein translation is MTLRRVLALPGWAEHVRVLAGSAGLDRPLATVQATLDTSHVPSAGELTVVARAVAGTDWQIDALLRRCADRGGTGVLLPGTEPLTASRLLADRLAVPLLTTGAPPLDLLVEARLLLAAPELDRAGLLLATHRALGDRLRPPEEVVAVLRRLLRSPVAVLDDRGVPLAGEVAGRVRLDEAVPQRTDSGDGVLLAHPVLLQRPAMWLAVELRDVDAARADVVPPALAVAAGVLQRWLLANRLELERDARSRTALLGDLLRLDTEPGADLRRRVADAGWRLGGWHVGLHIGVPAAVDTVARTQEVVRALRAGDVDAVVVEHGDGWTGWVTFDHEPTAARVRSLATRLQAVHRTLRLGAHMGVGRPHARPEGLAATVAEAVDAARLAATRPETGHFLHVDQLGMAQLLLEWTRTDTFEPAARALIAPLLDAPGDLIRTLAAYLDAESSLAETATVLGVHRNTVAARVARISQLLGVDLSRPDERLALHLAARAVILSADRPR
- a CDS encoding glucodextranase DOMON-like domain-containing protein, with product MTRSTSSVVLCAVLAAALLPVPAAAAATTPGPGVVSHFGLARKDCLGTARNTTSKAWFTVAGGVLSDVYAPAIDNTNVETFQFAVTDGRTFTDLQARDMTYTVRTSAGGMACEVTSTPRSGRYRLVTEYLTDPARTGVLIRTRLDPLRGSGRDLKVYVRFDASINGNGGGGPANGGGDTATVDPATSALVSADANTVSSAPARDYGTPLAAALRADRRFLGTSSGFAGTDGDGLAQLDRDHRLTDHTASAVNGNVVQTAQLDVEPRRPAVLALGFGPDARTAVETAGASLRTPFDESYREYARGWRDYDNGLIPVRGKDADAYYQSVNVLKASEDKTFPGAVVASLGSPWGQAVSAGDAPGGKPVYFGSYREIFARDLYESFSGLLAAGDRETARASVRWLFGRQQQPDGRFPRNSLLNGKKAPDSGGDQLDESAYPILMALQAGLDHDRTLYTDHIRAAADFVVAHGPAFGSERWEEQGGYSPSTIAAEIAGLVAAGVIADRNGDPARARVYRATADHFQRGVKGWTVTSTGPYGGRYFLRLTKNGNPDSEWIYNLGNGSVDADQRAVVDAGFLELTRLGVLPADDPDVTASLGVVDRVIKRDTPAGPGWYRYGTSAPGSEDGYGDCYEPDPTNCAPTGAPWPSTNTGSGHLWPVLAGERGEQAVQAGDRDGAAALLRAMRAQTGGTGLIPEQAWEDPALPASPYGSDPRTASIGFAPGQPAGSVAPLSWAQSQSVRLARALDDGRLPEQPADVRARYVTHAPPAALAVTLDAPASVSTATAAVTGTAPAGSQVDLAVSATDAGTTSVLSVRASAAGTFSATVPTPLGANVVTATATGAGTGYAQKTVSSDFVTGTVLLDTTDPDGDDNGPGTFTYPTAGDFHAGAFDLQRFQVVDSGTQLVFRARIRDLTPTFGSPLGAQLLTIYAHDPAATATSTAAPFPSRAYTIAAQDAWSRRIEVQGFADPALVDASGASLATPSVQASQATRYITVSVAKSAFGTPGAGWTFAVVLTGQDGNSPDQARPFTPTAGPYTFGLCAPGGAAPVCAADPATAPKAFDVLTPSGVAQAVELDPTRGPVAVRGVPVG
- a CDS encoding DinB family protein; its protein translation is MIDDFAKQYLHGDLREAREEVLGKLDGLSEYDVRRPLTVTGTNLLGLVKHLALAESRYFGEVFGRPFPDPLPRWDDLPARGTDMWATEHETRADITGRYRRAADHADATIAALPVDAPGHVPWWPRPDVLLFNVLVHVLTETSRHAGHADILREQLDGVTSSASRDEAVRAARYAEVERAARAAVSISG